The Natrinema versiforme genome segment GAAGTCCAGCAAGCCACATCGGTGTTCCGAACGGCATCCAGTCTCCGAATCGTCTATAGCCAGCGAGGAACAGCGCGGGAAAGCCGATAATCCACAGCCAGATACCGATAGTGTAGGTCACCGGCCAGTGTTCGATCCGGGGCTGTGCAATCGGTAATCGTAGAGACTCGGGCAGCGTCGCCCACGGGAACGAGGGATCGGGAACGGGATTCGTGAGGAACGCGACCAGACAGAGTCCAGTCCCGATGAGGAGCCCGTATAACCCCACCGTCGTGTATCGGTCAAGCCACGCTGGAAGTTGCGGACGGGGAGACTGTTGACGGTGGTCGGGGTAGCCGGTCATCCTTCAGCTTTGATGTCTCGTCGTAATCAGGTATCTCGTTCGAGTGCTTCGCGTCGCTGTTCGTATTCCTCGTCAGTCAGCTCCCCGCGAGCGTAGGCAAGCCGAAGCTCTTCGAGTGCTTGGTCCGAGTCACTCGCATCTCCCGTGACTGCGCGATAGATGAGGTACCCACCACCGACGAGGGCAGCGAGGAACAGCAGCTGCATCACAATACCGACGATGAACATCCAGCCGGGCATCGTCCCGTCGCCCCACATGTGACCGCTCCACATCCCGCCCATCATCGGACCGAACCCCATCATCCCGAAGCCCATGAAGAACAACGGGACGATGAAGACGGCACCGATGATAACGAGGAGGAGCGTAACAAGTCGCGTATCGTCTGAATTTGTCGGCATATTGTGATCCCTCCGTGAGTTGGGGTTCTCAGATTATACTACGCACTAACTATTCAATGCGGTTGTG includes the following:
- a CDS encoding SHOCT domain-containing protein; translation: MPTNSDDTRLVTLLLVIIGAVFIVPLFFMGFGMMGFGPMMGGMWSGHMWGDGTMPGWMFIVGIVMQLLFLAALVGGGYLIYRAVTGDASDSDQALEELRLAYARGELTDEEYEQRREALERDT